From the genome of Nicotiana sylvestris chromosome 1, ASM39365v2, whole genome shotgun sequence:
tagtttagCTGGTACAACCGTGTGATCGGAGTCACTTGCGTTAGGCtggagcctttgagtcccgagtgaagtagttttggcatctatatcgaggatATGCCTTTTCTGGGGTCTTACAAATTCGATATATAGCTGAAACTTTGAGATTTGGTTTATGCCTTtaataaggtcttacaagtttttcacgccattgaggtcttacagttttttcgtgtcgttgaggtcttacaggtttttcatgccattgaggtcttatagatatagttgctgccttatgtaggtcttacgagatcgAGTCTGCCCGCTTAGGGTCTTagggcctcgggttttgataagtcaatGGAGATGGTGCTTGACGGAAGTCCTAGATTCGTCGAGGGTTTCCTGACTCAGGAGCCATTATTCgcaaactttgtattgcctcgtcaagggcttacgattttggagatccTGACCCTGAGGTCATACGTTCTTGGAGATATCGGTGTCAGTCCCTGAGTGTCGGGGCACCTTTAACCTTGGAGATGTTTTGCAATTGTTGCCTCACCTGAGGGCTTGTGATTTTGGAGTCCCGACCTGGAGGTCATTTGGGCGTTGAATTGTTTATGCTAGTCCCTGAGTCTTGGGGTTGTTTCTGGCAGAGAAATCATTTTTGCAAAAGTGCCAAGCTTCTTCTAGAGCACGAGATGCTTTGacaaaagatattcttcaattatttggtatAAGTGTACATGTATATGCCGTCGGGGGCCCGACTATACGAACACGGTTCGTTCGCCGTCAGGGGCTCGGCTATACGGACACcattcgttcgaccgtttggcccggtacattattttcctataggGAACCCATTTGACGTTTCTTGGTTTTTCCGAGCAGATGGCCTTCGGGGGGATGCCCCTCAGTGTTTGAGGTTGCTTGCAAAAGAAGCCCCGAACatttgttgagtcttccttaggtagcatgcagatgttgcctcgttaaaaaccttgccggtaaaaccattttcgggataaaaactcggtcgaaggaaaagagtggaacggatgctttgaaaccttaaggtcttcgagctggactTATGCTTTGACTACTTCGGTCGGGCGCTGCATAAGAGTTAGTAcgaaatatgaaatgaaaagggagatggttataccttagtgtagGATGTGTCGGCGATGTTTCGAGGACCGACGCGTCCTAGTTACTCGAGAAgaggatgcggtacggtcctttaCTTTTTTCGATCGGTCTTGATCGAAGGCGTGGCTTGATTACCCTTTGGCTCTTTTGCGAGCGGGGGTCCTGATGCCAATGCCATGTCGTGCATCGCGAACATCTTCCTTGCCGCATGCTATTTCTCGTATATGGTTTTTATCCAATcttttgtcgggaatttcatcatttggtgtagTGTGGATGGTACTACtatcatgcagtgtatccacgaccATTCGaataaggcgttgtacctcatgtctccttctatgacatggaatttggcattttaggtTGTGCTGGCCACGGTGACTggaagggtgatttctcctttcgttgtttcacttgaCATGTTGAATCCTTTGAGGACTCAAGTGGTGGGCATGAtttggtcgagcagtccgagcttCTCTATCACTTTTGACCTAATAATGTTGGTTGAGCTACCTGGACTTAcaagtacacgttttatttgaaaagaatttacaaggaaagagattactagtgcgtcattgtgaggttaaGACAAGGTCTCGGGGTCCTctttgctgaatgtgagggcatcttcgggaatatatccccgggtttacttttctctagtgatggatatttttgtccttctcattacgggttcctgtggggcatcgacgcctcccgagatcatgtggatgacatgttgtggcttgtttgttttgttcttcttggccccctctctttctcggaactgatttttggctcggtcgctaaggaattcccggagATGACCTTTGCTAAGTAGACGAGCTACATTTTCTcagagttggtggcaatcctcggtcctgtggccgtgcgtgttgtgaaattcgcatactaagttatgattcctttgtgaaggatccaaTTGTACAGGCCTAGGCCatctggtgtctctgattttactaatATCGAACACGATGTTCGATACTtgttgaagttatattctgacaAGTGACGTGCCCCCATTGGCCCTGCGTTCCTATCGAATCTGGCTCTGTTGGTGAGTCCCTGAGGATCCTGTCCTCGGTTTATCCTTTGATAATTGCAAggtgggttgcgcctcggggcgttccttctgtcttcgaTGTGTGGTTGATatatttctttgtttggttttggctccttTATCAGgtgcctgcttgggtatactaagCCTGAGGAGGCTCCCAACTGGTTATCTTCGgccctgatttttgactggtaccgGATGTGGATGTTCGATCAGTTCATAGTTGGTTACTCgatcaaattctgtttcaactattttgaagccaccgagcttcgttcatttagaccttgagtgaaagtCTGCACTGCCCAATCATCGGAGACTGGCGATAGCTcaatccgttccatttgaaagcgagatacgaattctcgcagcatctcattctccctttgcttaattttgaaaacgttggatttcctcgttgctactttgatggcaccagcatgtgcctttataaaggagtctgctagcatggcgaatgaatctatagagttaggagctaagttgtgataccacatcatggcccccttcgagagtatTTTctcgaacttctttagtaagccGAACTCGATCTTATCATCCCTTAtatcgttgccctttactgcacaagtgtatgcagtaacgtgctcattgggatctgaggtcccattgtattttgggagttctggcattctgaacttctttggaatgggtttcggggccgtTTACTCTGGgaggcctttgtatgaacttcttcgaattcACACCTTTCAGGACCAGGGGTGCACCCGGAATTTGATCAACCCTGGAGTTATAGGTTTCGACCTTTTTGCCGTTGGCTTCTATTATATTCTCACCCGACTCGATCCtcctggtgaggtcctcgagcattttatGATGGCGGGATCGGTCAccgacccgttattgctcgatctctcctgTACCTGTTTAgctgggggagctgtccccggtgctaccgtggtgagagttttctggtgacttcaCTGCTGAGCAAGCTAGcttgcaacattttaaaaataacatgaaggctaacctcacgttCTTCCCAGGTCGGGgctttctgagcttcttgtggatctcATAGATGCACGCTCTTGTCGGTAGGCGAGCTTAAATCGATGTGTTGGGTGTTGCGTGAGACCGCATCCACGGGGATTGGTTCAGGCAAATTCCCAGGGTTTTATGGTGGCACACCAACACTCGGAACATCCACACCGTTTTtcccatggtcctcaagattgttgttttcacctccattcaTTGAGTTAGACATATTGACCTAAAATCttagatcttggacaagaaaaagcatgaaagataacttgcgtttttgtgacgaaaccagcaaaaaaataatcactattatttttatccccacggtgggcaccaaactgtttgccgtgaaaatggtaataacaattaaatttgttgataaaactctaaatttacgtgatctatttttatgctagtttgttaatcaattgatgctaagtatatgagattCAGAGACGAAATAAAGTTAAAGAGGGAGCTAGAATCAAATCGATAGGTCAGTTATTCAGGTCCTCGAGCTTGTCAATCCGGAGCCTCGAGGTTGATTTCGGGGCTCGGACTTGAGCTATCGTGGGTGATCGGGGTAGGGCTAACAGAtgtgaaataatcaatgaaggctctttatgaccaatgataagcaataaatgatgaacaaataagaAGATaagaaatgaaagcaataatatcaaaagAGTATGTGAGAGAGCAAAGAGAGTGTTCTTCTATATCTTAATGTGTAGTAACTGAAGTGACCAACTGATTTTACAAAGTGCCAAGGATACCCTTATATAGGAAGAAAAAatctcaacatagtacaaaatacactAGTGATAAAGAAAATGGGATGGGACAGCTAACTAACTTCATGATGTAGGTTTAGACTAGcttcagactagcctgacagattttgCCGGCCCCAGCCATACTCTTCGGAGACTCCTCATGCCCGTTGGGGTCACGGCCAACATTATCCCCAGGTCGGGTGTCGATAGACCTCGAGGGGAAGGGGTAATTTGTCTGTGGTCTTgagccttcgaggtgatcttccGAGACACCTTATTAACGAGAAATTGTTTCCCCTGATTTCACTGTATACAGTATTAATTCGATTTATACCTTCAACAAGGAGAttgtgaataatcacttgcaattcctggacttgggtaataacatacttgctatctaccattttgtagtccaaaaacttaGCGGCAACGAATTTGTTTAACCtgacatcttcagttttgtatttctttttcaaGCGcaatccacaattcttttgacgtctccactCCACTGTAGACGTTATACAGATCGTCCTCtagtccgctaagaatataattcttgcacagaAAATCAGAATACTTCCACGCCTCGATCACAAGAAAGcgttcattctctggagtttcatcagGTAGAACAAGAACATATTCCTTGGTGAACTTCTGTAGACTTAAAGTAgccaagtagaagaacatcttctgctgccaCTGCTTGAAATCAATTCCGAAAAATTTTCCGAGTTTTTCCGCTGGTGCCAATGCCGGTGTTCGacttgtcgatgcattggcatTAACCATCGGAATAGCTTGGTTTCCgttatcattagtcatttctgtaaatAAATGACACAAGAAAACGTTAAAATCacatagattttaatctccaacggaGTAGAAAATCACAAAGGTTTTAATCTCCGGAACAGCAAATATaatagaaatacaaaaataaaaattaaattccttaagcttgttagtaaactgtatttgtaaactaattctgaaaaatataaaataacatataaacagAAAATGTAAACGAAACAAAAGTTAATCTGAGCCCActaaattcacagtgtttccttaaggaatttaatgtCCTTCTaatacccaaggttatggattatttcttcccaggatagaacgaattacacactggtgtaatggtacttcaaaccccagtgtttcagcgaacacaaagttcggtagcaaatcatacttactgttgctttctttgaagttaaaagtatgcagaagaaatgaggagaactcagaaaatcgtatggaaaatctgagagaatggacTTGTATTTATAACCAATGTTAGagtgaaatctgaagaggtgcaactcttcagaatagATGTTTCGGCGATTTGTCTCCATGGAAAAAGTACCCCCTACTGCTTACAGCGTCTTCATTCACTCGTCTTGCTACTTCGGAATTGTTCAGCGGACACGTGGAGGATCTAGATCAAGATCTCCATTATGTcgtacgatatatatatatatatatatatatatatgaaaaacgGCCATAGTataaatgccataacataaaATAGCTATTTGCTCAATAATAAATCGGGAGAATTGAAGAGGGTGGTTAATTTTCTGTTACAAAAACAGAAAACGAaaattggatttaatattaatattacgTTATTAAAATGGATATTTGATAACATTTGTGTTAATAtttaatattaacaaataaatttggtccaaacaatcaatcaatcaatcgAATCCGAGTCGAGCAACGaaggcgcgaggcttgccttcttctcactTCTTttagagctagaagaagagcaattgcttatatactcataaaaacctcttcctcttctaatatgggacaatgtcccttcaTCAAGGAAGGAATCTCAAAtgaaactcaaatattttattttccctccatttttcaTTGGGGGAATTACGCTCCTCGTCACTTGGCCCAACAGTCCATCAAAAAATGGCCCACGTTTGAAGCTCTTACCTAATATGACCCAAGTTCtacataatctgaaaattattttCACCAGTTAGCTCgccctatttttttcttttcttcgttcttcttcttcctctttcacGACTTTGCACCCCAAAGTTTCTCTATCATTATATATATTCTTCAATTCTCCTTCCAGATTCAAAGTTGATAATCACTATTAAGATGAGAAGAAAAAATACTATTTaagagaattattatttttggagtCACCATTTAAGGTCATTCGAAGCTTCAATTTCAGAAATTGAATTTTTTgattttgttagttgtttggattgggtgttgttccaattggTTGGGATCGTCAAGGGAAGTTCAAAACTCAAATTTGGAGTGATTTGGAGCAGATTTGAGTTGAATTTCAGAAATTGAATTTTTCaattttgttagttgtttggattgggtgttggcCCAATTGATTGGGATCGTCAAGGGAAGTTCAAAACtcaaatttgaagtgatttggagcaGATTTGAGGTAGATTTGAGTTGAATTTCAAAAGATgcccaaagaagaagaagaaccagTGAAACTCCATTAATAGGATTcatttgtataatagtgtataatatTATATAAGTAATGTATAATAGtatataaacacatcttatacattATTTTATACAAGGTTGATACATTATTTATAGGTATTTGGTGGATTTCTcacatttcttcttcttcttcttcttcttcttcttcttcttcttcaactgcTACACCTATATACATGGTGTATCACTTATATTTTCACGACTGtgcttatatatttttatatatatatttttatacaactatatatataatatacctctttgtataaaagtgtataatattCCATAAAAGTGTATAAGCATCTCTGACGAATTTTTTGTACGATTTTCACTTGCAATTCTTAATTAAGACTATTCCAAATCTCCACTAAATGACTTCAAACTTTGTATACAGTCTACTTAGACTAATTGTAATAAGTTCAGACaatacccactccaaatttctcataaAATCATATTCAAAAACTAACAAGATTAGCATTAAAGAAGATGAGATTTTAGATTTCTCGCGTCTGTTTGTGAATTTTCGTAGTTGTGAAAGGTATGTAGAAAcatgaaaaaaaaggagaattGAAATATTTCACGCTTGAAGATATAAAGAAtaaaaaaactggaaaaacaaaTTAGATCTAAGCTTATTGATATTTGACTACACATTTGCAAACTTGTAAGTGGGCTAAAATAATGCAAGGTCGATTTATGGAGTGCATTATTATGTAATTTTGTctttctcattcaccctcttttaaacATTAATATACTAAAAAAAAACAGTTTACACCACATTCATAACAATAGTAGAGTATTTTATGCCGTAAAGTCATAAATTAATCTCTAGAAGGGGATTATGACTTATGATGAAGGGGATACAAACTTGTAAATGATCCAATATTGAACCATACAGCTGTTTACTCTAAAGCCTGAAAATACCAACGTGGTATCTAAATTACATGTCTCTTTTTGGCAAAAATGGTAGCGAGATAATTAGCTTGTAATATTTGTCTCCGTATATCGCAAGTAGTTTTTGAATCCTCTTGTCCAAAAATTATACTCGCCACCATAACCAAAACTGGGAACATGTTAAAAGCCTCGGTAACTGTGGACTGCACTATTACAAATGGTTAAAATGACTTCATAATCCAACAAATTTGTTAGTCCATTCAACAATTTGGCCAAATAGCCAATTGATTATTCTAGCACCCAcaacatttcttctgggcttGAATATCCAGTCAAAGTTCAATAGATGCAGTATTTTGTCAATCTTTCCTTCTCCTTTTGATCTTCTTTGTTTGTGGATTCTTGAGAAGCCAAGTTTCATCTATCGCTAATTTGGCCCCTCCACAGATCCAAAATGTGTAACTTTAGATTGTTGATTAGGGAAAATTACATCTTTGGCCCATCAACAAAGAATATTTGCATATACATAATATTTACActaattatgtattttttatatatttgtcGGTAATTTTTTTGGATATATTGTACATCTATCGATAATTTTTTTGGTGAGCAACCATTTAGCTTAGTTTCTCTCGTTTTTAATACTTTAGcgatcaaattgtgcgtggttttACTTTTTGGACGGGTTACATGTTTATGGTCAACCACGGAACAACGACCAACAAaacaattaagaataaaatcAAAGCAATGCAATTGCAATTAACATTGTCAATTCCAATAGCTAAAAAATAATCTTAAATTCTTGATGACATCTAAACGATGCCTTAGTCCAAACTACAAACCAGCCTACGTCCCTTAAAATTCCTCTTAACAACATCTCCTATTTACACTTGGGACCAATTACAATAGCCTCTAATAAATTCAGAATATTCAATCACAATCTACCCTTGAGAAAGCTAACGCACAATTTCTTCCATGCCTCCCTGTCTGGCTCGCGCCCTTCAACCTTCGCCTTGGCCACATCAGCAATGCTCTCCTATATATACACAAAATTAACATATAGTCAAGCTTTATAATTGGGATGTTGAATTATGTTACATCGATTTTGAATATCAATCTTGCCTCCGGGGACAATAACACATTCTAAAAACGAGGCACGTTTGACTTTTTTTTGGGAATCATTTGACACACCTAATAATAGGGGGTTATACTAAACTTTAGGTCAGCTATTCTAAAACATTGACAGCATCAATATACATAGGACCGCCACCACCTAACATGGACGGATATATGAAACATTCTATGAAATTATATTTGCAGTTGAAATTTTGTTTGAACATTTATGTTGCCTACATCCACAACTATATTGATATTCTACAATATAAAATCATAAATTCATTTCCATAAGGGAATTATGACTTATTAAGAGGGGATAAGGACTCTTAAAAGATGGACGGCATCGGTAGGACCGCTACGGCCTAGATCGAAAAGGACGTAGACGGATGAATCATCTTACTAAAACCATATTCgttgttgaattttttttttttttttttttgaatatataGTTATACTTCATTAATTCATAACTTTACTATAGTATTTTTACACCGTAAAATGTACTAATAGAGATATGTAGTGCTTACCTCAATAAGGTTGCGTTGAAGAAGACGATCAATGAGATGGAGGAGAATATCTTTGGTGTACTCGGGGTGACCTTGAATCCCCATTATGTGATCACCATACCTAAACATCTCAATTCCAGTTTTATTGGACCATGCCATCACCTCTGCCTTTGGTGGAAGCTCACGGATCTAATTTCAAATCACAGACACATTTTAGTCagttttgtctttcatttttttccTTGTCGAAAACAATATATAGAGGAATTCGAAGGGGAAAAAGATATTTACTTGTAGAAAGAAAGCAAAATTGATAGTGTTTGAGACAAACCTCATCACGGTGACACTCAATAACTTGCATAAATGCAGGTAAATTGAGAGTGTTGAATAGCTTGGACTTTGATAAATTAACTGTGGTGACGCCAATGTCCCATCCAGTTGTGGCTCTCTCTATAACTCCACCCAATGATCGCCCTAATATCTACACCACATAAACAGACCCTTTCAGATATAAATATATAAACAAAGGAAAAAAGCTCAAGAAAAGACATATAGTAAACAACGAAAATAATGCATGAatgtataaaaataaaatttaattgcATCATAGTATGTCAAATGTTCCAAGAAATCACATATTATTTGATATGATCCCATCTCAAGGAAGAATAGGACCACTACACGACTTACTTTaataatttaaaaagaaaaggcATATCCACGTAGCAAATGTTAACGTTGTAATAGTAAGACAATAATTTAGGCAGCCAACATATCAAACTGCCTTTGAAATTTGATTTGGTGGTTGAAATCGCCGACAGTGTCAGCTTGGTACTACACATTGGATGAGCTTATCTTTGTACTTGATTCTCTTTTGATCTAATCCTTCTCATGGgctttattataaaataattagccGGACCTGTTAGATAACATAATATAAAGCTAGGATCTTGAACAGGAAATTAATGGCCGACTTGCTATTACGTTTAAGTTACACACACTAAGAGTGTAAAAATTTGTTATACTATCAGTGTAAACTGCACTGTTTTTAACAGATTATTACTCTATTTTCCGGTTTATTATATTTGACTTGCTATAAAGAGACATTTGTTGTTGTAGTTCAACTTAGTCGTATAATGTAAAAAACTTATATACTATCAATGTTAAAAACTTATATACTATCAATGCAAAAAACTTAAACTCGTTGCGATAAAAGACCATAATTGCAACTTGGAAAGTTTTGTTTAGTCTAGGGACGAGCATTCCCTGGACTATCATTTAGTTTTAAGACTGATTTCTTGTGAGATAGTTGCAATAGGTTTGCATATTTTTGAATTGGAAGGCGTTAATCATACGTCACACTTAGTTAGATACCATTATTCAAAATCTTAGTGAAACACTGAATTTCTTATCTCATACTATATGCTTTTCGTGAAAAAATTACCAATTGAAAATGTATGGATTTCTTCAAACAACGCAATAAGGGACTGAATTGAGCATATTTTCCATCTCCTCGAAAAATAAATGGG
Proteins encoded in this window:
- the LOC104218893 gene encoding gamma-glutamyl peptidase 5-like, whose amino-acid sequence is MEGKKFAVLLCAEDSEYVKKKYGGYFGVFVRMLAEEGETWDVFRVANGEFPADDEIGEYNGFVITGSCNDAHGNDLWICKLLNLLKKIDSMKKKVLGICFGHQILGRSLGGVIERATTGWDIGVTTVNLSKSKLFNTLNLPAFMQVIECHRDEIRELPPKAEVMAWSNKTGIEMFRYGDHIMGIQGHPEYTKDILLHLIDRLLQRNLIEESIADVAKAKVEGREPDREAWKKLCVSFLKGRL